tgaacacttggcagcaacagcctgaatgtGACAAGTGTTACGGCTACTACCAACTATTCAAGGttttggctagaaagattaATTTATCCacatttctgcagaaagcacacatctggttgccgtgacgacATCTCCAGCAAAGGAGAAACCCCGCTCGCTAGCAACAGCGCTAGCTGGAATAAAACCAGGTCATCATGAAGGGTCTCGTTGGGTGTTGGGTGTTTACCCTTGCATTTCTTTTGACTGGCACAGAGCAGCTTgaggtaaacaacaacaccaacagtaatattaataataatactattttGCGGACACGAATAATGGCTAGTGTGTGTTTAAGTAGATAAAGTCTGATTGCTTCTTTGATGTTTCCAGACACAACCGACCGCAGATGCTTCTCAAGGTACGGCGCATGTCACCGCTGATCTCGGGATTTTACCGTCTGGAGTTTATCTCAGGAAACGGCCTCGGCCAGTTGGTCCATTTGGGTTCTCTCTGGTCTCCCTCAGGATCAGACTGCTCACAGATTAAGGCTCTGTCGCCTGGAGCTTCCAGTGGCGTTTATTCTGTCCAGCCTGCCGGAGTCAACGCCCCCTTTGAGGTATCATAGAGTCTGATGCACAACGTAATCCTTGCTTGTAGTTTAATGTTCGCTATGTCACTGATCTTAAGACGGCGAGTCATTCATTCCCAGATATTTGACAGCGCTATTAGCTAGCTAGAGGAAGCTAATTAGACTAACGTTCCACTGACATATGAACCTGGTAACGAGGTCTTAAACATAGACCACATGGATGTTACTGTGTGAAATGACTGGGGAATTGTCTTTATATTATGGTGTAGCGCAGGCCCTACAGGTATGAAGAGGTGTATTATGTTATTACATGTTTATTACATGTAATAGTAAAGATGCATACAGAATACCGTACCTCCTCTGCAAATCTGAATGGTTTGACTGAGCTCAGTAAACTAGTTAATCTAAACTAGTTAGCAGGGTATGTTAATGTGCATCTTATACAAACAGCCAGTCACAGCAGAGCTGTGGAACAATTATGCAAATACAACAGCATTAATATAAGGAAAATCCCTAATCCGTCCAGATTAAACCACAAAGACAAGATAACTTGTATTTTAAATACAATACAAGTCATTTGCTCTTTAAATAAAGCATAAATGTGCTGTATTCAGACACTGCTTGAGCGTTTCACTTCTCGTATGTAAATGAATTCAACAGCTAAATGTTGGAGTGGCATGCCAGAATGAAAACTAAAGCAGGTTTCATAAGCAAATGATAAATATTGTCTGTGGCCCTGTAGAAATGAGTCTTTAAGTTGTGCCTGAAAAGCCAAGCAGCTCCTTTATTCTATATTTAACACCTCCTCAGGTGTTTTGCGAGATGCGGCCAGACGGAGGCTGGACTGTGTTTCAGAGACGCAGCGGAGGAGCAGTTTCCTTCCAAAAGAACTGGGCAGCATATAAACACGGTTTTGGAAACCTGACCAGTAAGTTTTGGCTaacagctgtgtgtttgtgtttagaaagataataatataataatatgctttatttatatagcacctttcaagaaataaaattcacaaagtgcttttacagacaaacaaaaagacataATCAAGAACCAAAACAGTAGGTAAAcgttaaaataacattttaaaagcaagaTGTGGGGCTATAAGGAATTTGCCGAGACAGAAAAATGCTTCAGTATATATACAGACGATAGTCTACTGTATATTCAAGAGAAATACAGACTCTAAATGATGTTGAGGTTAAAAATGCTGTGATTATGTTTCTCATTGTCTGGACTGAAGAGCCACAGGCTGACAATCAAAATTGCTaacattattaaattaaatcacaTCGTACTGTGGGAGAAGTATTAAGTATTCAAACATCTGTTGCAAACTGGAACGTTCATCTCTCTCTGGGTTGTTGCCGGACTGTCACAGAGGGGTAAAAATCAGCCCCAAAAATCTCTTTGTGTGTAAGGGGCAAACACTTTGCCTCGAAAAAACAGACATCAAACAAAAAACGAGGGTTTTGACTTAAGGCATCCTCCAAGTGGCTACACGCCCCAGGAGAAAGGACTCGATGTCTGATCTATCAGAAATGGTTTCCTCCTGCCCTGCTCTTTCCCTTAGCTGACCACTGGCTCGGTCTGAagaaggttttctctctgaccAAGAACAAAAGCAAGAAGTGGGTCATGAGGGTCGACCTTTGGGACCACGAAGGTGCCACTGCGTTCGCCCAGTATAAGAAGTTCCGACTGGGCAATGAGACGACAGCCTTCAACCTGAATGTTGGGAACTACAGCGGAGATGCAGGTAGTGCAggacttcctcattttcagctttcttttctgtttgcaTTTAATGAACACTGAAATTATTGTATCGCGTCATTGTATTAATGGTGGTGGGAGAACACCTAACAAGTGTTTGAAAGTtgagatgaaaggaaatgagtgTGATGTGGTTttgtgacagacagacagggggggggggtctctgttgCTCAAAGGGTTCCCTCTGAATTCTTCTTCTCGTGCTATTCAACGTCGTTCACAGGAGACGCCATCCGTGGCGCCTATCGAGACATTGATCAGGATCAGAACGGCTCCGGCTTCAGCACCGTCGACTCCGACAACGACGGGTGTGACCCATGCATCTTTGGTGACATTGCTGTGAGGGATTGTGCCTCTTCGAATGGAGGTGGTTGGTGGTACAGCCGCTGCGGTTCTGCTAGTCTCAACAGCGACTGGCATCGTGCTGATGACAACATCGCCTGGGCATccgggatctactggagcacCTGGAAAACTGGTGCGCCTTACTCCCTTAAAGCCACTAGGATGATGATCAAGTCTGTCTGAGGAGCTCTAGCCTCTATTTCACTTCATTACGTATGAAAAGGTACTTTTGTTGCCATTTGCTTTGTGCAGCTGTTCTAGTCAACCATTGCTGATGTATTCCACATAGTCAATGAGGTGAGAGAAGCTTGTTAACGCCGACACCTGGTTGTGGGAAGTTAAACTTGCCGATGAAATGGCAGGAACGTAACGCTTGATGCGGATCCTCAGCATGACGCTCTAAGACGCGGCTGAAAGTCAAGTCTTATGGACTATCCGTCATTAAATACTTTGTATGCAGATttattgttttctcttttttcccctgTTAAAATATCTTATGTGACTGACAGTAACGGCTCATCTTCACATTAACGGGTCGTCAGCGTTTAGAAAATAAGTAAGAAAATAGTTATTACAACGATGGGAGGGGACGCCTCTGATGGGAGCGTTTGGTTAACAGGACGGCCCTGAGCGTCTCAGCGCTGAACCAGGTCCCAGGGTATGGACGGCGCCAACAGAGAATATGTGATGGGCGTGTCCTCTTCAAAGGCTGCTGGCAAGGCAGGTGATGAAGCAGCATCCTCATCACATGGCTGGTAGAGGGCCTCTTCACGCAGGTGTTTGTTGGACAAAGACGGAGCTGAGAGATAGAAACGTGAGAAAGGTTAACAGTGATCAACACCTGCTGAACAttcatgaatatatatatatataccgtatatatacagaatatatatatatatactgtatacatgcTGCAGTCTGAATGAAGCGAGCTACATGCTCACCACTGAGTTCGCTCAGAGCATCTCGGTGTTTGAGAGAGTCTTGAATCGCGTTTTCTCGTCGCCAACATCTCAGCATGACGTACAGAATCAACCCCAGCTGGAGGGCAAAGGTCAACGCGCCCAGCACGATTACGGTGTCGTTAGCTGTTGAGGGTGAAGAAGAGAAACGCGGCACGATCCGGGTTTAGAGCCGCACGAAGAGCACAAGAAGATGAATCCGTCTCAATGCGATCCAATCCAAAATGATCCATTTAAGGGAcaccaatctctctctctctctctctctctctctctctctctctctctctcgcttctcCATGATTTAatgcaggggtcgggaacctttttggctgagagccCCCTGAacaccaaatatttttaaatgtaattctgtgagagccataaaatatgtttaaaactaaatacaagtaaatgtgttcattttatgtaataacacttttaaagtacttctgctgctgcgtggttttgctttgtgactacaaagtgaaaagtacgatacttcgtctttatttctttcaatCATCTTCTCAAAAGCGTTTCTAAAGTTAGCTCCTTGACAACAcgattaaaacgagggaagtttacttcctgatctcacaacaggcCGTTGGGCGGACCCTTTTGCACATCAACCACTATTTTCATCAGCAAAATACAGCAGCCCCAGTTGAACAGTTTCTCTTCCTCGTCTGCATTGCCtaggcgatagatagatagatagatagatagatagatagatagacacaacGACATGTATGTTTGCCGGCTTTCTAGTTGCTGGTTCGCACATGCGCAAAGGAGTGTAACggaattttctttttgtaattaAAGAgtcagatgcagccatcaaaagagccacatctggctcccgagccataggttcctgacccctgatTTAAAGGTGCAGAACCGTGAACTTGGATGAGTGAGCTTGGTGGCAACTGTACCAGTTGATGATTGGGGTAGTGCTGACTCCCACTGGGCAACCGCTGGCTGAGGGAAGCCCAGTTTCACGGTTTGGTTCTGTAGAAGTCCCATCCTTCTGATTCCTCACTGCTCAAGAGCGTCTCCTTTGCAGCTGGGCGCTGAATTAAAAGTCACATTTGAGCTCAAATAAGAACCTGTGAAACCAGAAcacaacctttttctttttcgaATTGTATTTCAGCAGGCGTTCAATATCCACTATCTGTTGGGGCCAATTTTTCCTCTAATCTGCGCGTGCAATTGCACACTGCTGATGCGTTCTTCGCATCAGCAGTgatctttaaaaacaatttaaagatCAACTTCATTCTCGAGTGCAAGGGTAAAATATTAACTTTAATTATCTTTAAAACTGTCTGCCAGACTTTACAGTGCAAAGGTCACGCAGCCTCATGAACTGTAAGCTGGAGAGGATGTAAAACGGAACTTGTGTTGAGAAGCACTGTTGTAAAATCCGCAGGAACAGGTGGAACAGGTTCAGTTTAACGACAGAAGGTATAAAATGTTTGGCTCCATTACAAAACAGAGCAAATCAAATGGAACTTGAATATAAACTCTGAAAACCTGCATCCTGTTGTCACAGCTGcactgatctgaggtcagtctCCGCACGCTACCACCAAACATTCCACTTTACCATTTGCATCCAGTTTAAAGGGACAGAAAATGA
This portion of the Brachionichthys hirsutus isolate HB-005 chromosome 22, CSIRO-AGI_Bhir_v1, whole genome shotgun sequence genome encodes:
- the LOC137910946 gene encoding angiopoietin-related protein 5-like, producing the protein MKGLVGCWVFTLAFLLTGTEQLETQPTADASQGSDCSQIKALSPGASSGVYSVQPAGVNAPFEVFCEMRPDGGWTVFQRRSGGAVSFQKNWAAYKHGFGNLTTDHWLGLKKVFSLTKNKSKKWVMRVDLWDHEGATAFAQYKKFRLGNETTAFNLNVGNYSGDAGDAIRGAYRDIDQDQNGSGFSTVDSDNDGCDPCIFGDIAVRDCASSNGGGWWYSRCGSASLNSDWHRADDNIAWASGIYWSTWKTGAPYSLKATRMMIKSV